The following proteins come from a genomic window of Nostoc sp. TCL26-01:
- the mutS gene encoding DNA mismatch repair protein MutS: protein MTASDSDIQPTETHTPPAPQTDTRVVDRSKLSKMYQHYVEVKDQHPHALLLYRVGDFFETFFQDAVTVARELELVLTSKHGGEVGRVAMTGVPHHAWERYTTQLVEKGYAVVICDQVEDSSEAVGLVRREVTRILTPGTLLEEGMLSSKRNNYLAAVVIAGNHWGLAYADISTGEFLTTQDSDLERLTQELMRLQPSEVLVPTNAPDLRSLLRPGETSPHLPECLPPSFCYSLRSQVPFSQGEARATLLQKFKVRSLEGLGCDHLPLAVRAAGGLWEYVADTQKENPVCLQRLRTYTITDYLIVDNQTRRNLEITQTVRDGTFHGSLLWALDKTSTAMGSRALRRWLLQPLLDIKGIKSRQDTIQELVENTPLRQDLRQLLRQIYDLERLTGRTGSGTANARDLVALADSLSRLPELAQLVADANSPFLKALQKVPPILEELAQQIHTYIVEAPPIHLKEGGLIRPGVNPLLDERKATVEADHQWIANLEVEERAKTGIPTLKVGFNETFGYYISISRTKADQVPANYIRKQTLKNEERYITPELKEREARILTARDDLHKLEYEIFVKLREEIGEQAEAIRTLSRAVAAADVLCGLAELAVHQGYCRPQMLTGREIEIIDGRHPVVEKSLPAGFFVPNSTQLGQESTINGQLSIVKNPDLIILTGPNASGKSCYLRQVGLIQLMAQIGSFVPAKSARLGVCDRIFTRVGAVDDLATGQSTFMVEMNETANILNHATSRSLVLLDEIGRGTATFDGLSIAWAVAEYIATDIRSRTIFATHYHELNELAGMLPNVANYQVTVKELPDKIIFLHQVQPGGADKSYGIEAGRLAGLPSVVIQRAKQVMGQIEKHSKIAIGLRAGLQVEDGSNHESI, encoded by the coding sequence GGAGGTGAAAGATCAGCATCCTCATGCACTGTTGCTGTATCGGGTAGGAGATTTTTTTGAGACGTTTTTTCAAGATGCGGTGACTGTCGCTAGAGAATTAGAATTAGTCCTGACTAGTAAGCATGGTGGTGAAGTCGGCCGGGTAGCCATGACTGGTGTGCCTCATCATGCTTGGGAACGCTACACTACTCAACTGGTGGAAAAAGGCTACGCTGTGGTAATTTGTGACCAAGTAGAAGACTCTTCTGAAGCGGTGGGTTTGGTACGGCGGGAGGTGACACGGATTCTCACCCCTGGTACTTTGTTGGAAGAAGGAATGCTCAGTTCCAAACGCAATAATTACCTGGCGGCTGTGGTAATTGCCGGGAATCATTGGGGTTTAGCTTATGCAGATATCTCCACTGGGGAATTTCTAACGACGCAAGATAGTGATTTAGAACGGTTGACTCAAGAATTAATGCGGTTGCAACCTTCGGAAGTACTGGTTCCCACCAATGCACCGGATTTGAGGAGTTTATTGCGTCCGGGTGAGACTTCGCCACATTTACCTGAATGTTTACCACCATCATTTTGCTATAGTTTGCGATCGCAAGTCCCCTTTTCCCAAGGCGAGGCTAGAGCTACATTATTGCAGAAATTTAAGGTGCGATCGCTCGAAGGTTTAGGTTGTGATCATCTGCCTTTAGCTGTGCGGGCGGCTGGTGGGTTGTGGGAATATGTCGCAGATACCCAAAAGGAAAATCCAGTTTGTTTGCAAAGACTCCGCACCTATACCATCACCGACTACCTGATTGTTGACAATCAAACCCGGCGTAACCTAGAAATTACGCAAACAGTCCGGGATGGCACTTTTCACGGTTCCCTACTCTGGGCATTAGATAAAACTAGTACGGCAATGGGTAGCCGGGCTTTACGACGCTGGTTATTGCAACCATTACTAGATATTAAAGGGATTAAGTCTAGACAAGACACCATCCAAGAATTAGTAGAAAATACCCCCCTGCGGCAAGATTTACGGCAATTACTCCGACAAATCTACGATTTAGAAAGACTCACAGGCAGAACTGGTTCGGGGACTGCTAATGCTAGAGATTTAGTGGCTTTAGCTGACTCTCTCTCTCGTCTACCAGAATTAGCCCAGTTAGTCGCTGATGCTAATTCCCCTTTCCTCAAGGCTTTGCAAAAAGTACCGCCAATTTTAGAAGAATTGGCACAACAAATCCACACCTACATTGTCGAAGCACCACCCATCCATCTCAAAGAAGGGGGCTTGATTCGTCCTGGTGTCAATCCTCTATTAGATGAGAGAAAAGCCACGGTAGAAGCAGACCACCAATGGATTGCTAATTTAGAAGTAGAAGAAAGAGCAAAAACAGGTATTCCCACGCTAAAAGTGGGATTTAATGAAACCTTTGGTTATTATATCAGCATTTCTCGTACCAAAGCCGACCAAGTACCTGCTAATTACATCCGCAAACAAACCCTGAAAAATGAGGAACGTTACATCACCCCAGAACTGAAGGAACGAGAAGCGCGGATTCTCACAGCACGGGATGATTTACATAAGCTGGAATACGAAATTTTTGTCAAGCTGCGAGAAGAAATAGGTGAACAAGCAGAAGCCATTCGCACCCTTTCCCGTGCTGTCGCCGCCGCCGATGTCCTGTGTGGTTTGGCTGAGTTGGCAGTGCATCAAGGCTATTGTCGTCCACAAATGCTGACAGGGCGAGAGATAGAAATTATTGACGGTCGCCATCCTGTAGTGGAAAAATCTTTACCAGCTGGCTTTTTTGTGCCAAATTCCACACAATTAGGTCAAGAGTCAACTATCAATGGTCAATTGTCAATAGTTAAGAATCCCGACTTGATTATTCTCACAGGCCCTAATGCTAGTGGTAAAAGCTGTTACCTGCGTCAAGTCGGGTTAATTCAGTTAATGGCACAAATTGGTAGTTTTGTGCCGGCTAAATCTGCTAGGTTGGGAGTATGCGATCGCATTTTCACTCGTGTCGGTGCTGTTGATGATTTAGCTACAGGTCAATCTACCTTCATGGTGGAAATGAATGAAACAGCCAATATTCTCAATCATGCCACATCTAGATCCCTAGTTTTGTTAGATGAAATTGGTCGAGGGACGGCTACCTTTGACGGACTTTCGATTGCTTGGGCAGTGGCAGAATACATCGCTACCGACATTCGTTCCCGGACAATTTTTGCTACTCACTATCACGAATTAAACGAACTGGCAGGAATGTTACCTAACGTAGCTAACTATCAAGTGACGGTGAAAGAATTACCCGATAAAATTATCTTTCTCCACCAAGTTCAACCAGGAGGCGCAGATAAATCCTACGGTATTGAAGCAGGTAGATTAGCAGGTTTACCATCTGTCGTGATTCAACGCGCCAAACAAGTCATGGGGCAAATTGAGAAACATAGTAAGATTGCGATCGGTTTGCGTGCAGGTCTGCAAGTTGAAGATGGGAGTAATCATGAAAGCATTTAA
- a CDS encoding type II toxin-antitoxin system RelE/ParE family toxin, whose amino-acid sequence MKVEFRKSFEKDLAKIQDEDLLLRIKTVIEQVETAESLLEISNIKKLKADGNYYRIRVGDYRIGFAEDENMITFVRVLHGKEIYRYFP is encoded by the coding sequence GTGAAAGTTGAGTTCAGAAAAAGCTTTGAAAAAGACCTTGCTAAGATTCAAGATGAAGACTTGCTTCTGAGAATTAAAACTGTCATAGAACAAGTGGAAACTGCTGAAAGTCTCTTGGAAATCAGCAATATCAAAAAACTTAAAGCAGATGGAAATTACTACCGTATCCGAGTTGGTGACTATCGAATTGGCTTTGCTGAAGACGAAAATATGATTACCTTTGTTCGTGTATTGCATGGCAAGGAAATATATCGATATTTTCCATAG
- a CDS encoding Uma2 family endonuclease: MQAEAKKIHTIEEYLDFEVNSDIRHEYINGEIIPMTGGTPEHNEIASILNAALRVSLKGKPYSIFVADQRLWIPERTLYTYPDVMVVPRPLERQQGRTDTITNPVMIAEVLSKSTKSYDRDEKFSAYRTIPTFQEYLLIDQYTAHVEQYSKTDSHKWIFTEYDDPESYISLSSIPFEIRLADIYESVEFKP, encoded by the coding sequence ATGCAGGCTGAAGCAAAGAAAATCCATACAATCGAAGAGTATCTCGATTTCGAGGTAAATTCAGATATTCGGCATGAGTATATCAATGGAGAAATAATCCCTATGACTGGCGGCACTCCCGAACATAATGAAATTGCCAGTATTCTTAATGCCGCCTTAAGAGTCAGTTTGAAAGGTAAACCCTACAGTATTTTTGTAGCGGATCAACGGCTTTGGATTCCTGAACGCACGCTTTACACTTACCCAGATGTCATGGTTGTCCCCCGTCCACTCGAACGACAACAGGGACGAACTGATACGATTACTAACCCAGTGATGATCGCCGAAGTGCTTTCAAAATCAACCAAAAGCTACGATAGGGATGAAAAATTTTCAGCGTATCGTACCATTCCCACATTTCAAGAATATTTATTAATTGATCAATATACTGCTCATGTTGAGCAATACTCTAAAACAGACTCTCACAAATGGATCTTTACTGAATATGACGATCCAGAATCGTATATTTCACTCTCATCGATTCCCTTTGAAATTCGTTTAGCAGATATCTATGAAAGTGTTGAATTTAAGCCATAG
- a CDS encoding Uma2 family endonuclease has product MIAQPETKHYTIDEYLELEIASETRSEYCNGEIVPMTGGTPDHNDIASNLVAILKAALRGKSYRVFILDQRLWIPNANLYTYPDVMVLPKPLELQTGRKDTVVNPCFIAEVLSKSTQNYDRGEKFVAYRTISTFQEYLLIDQYRIHVEHHVKTAAHQWLFSEYDDPTVTLSLSTFELQIQIAELYENIDFSNV; this is encoded by the coding sequence ATGATTGCTCAACCTGAGACAAAGCACTATACCATTGATGAGTATTTAGAACTAGAAATCGCCTCAGAAACACGCAGCGAATATTGCAATGGAGAAATTGTCCCTATGACGGGTGGAACCCCAGACCATAATGATATTGCCAGCAACCTCGTGGCTATTCTCAAAGCAGCATTGCGGGGAAAGTCTTACCGTGTATTCATCCTGGATCAGCGACTCTGGATTCCCAATGCAAATCTCTATACTTACCCCGATGTAATGGTGCTGCCCAAACCCTTAGAACTTCAAACCGGACGCAAAGATACTGTGGTGAACCCTTGCTTTATCGCCGAGGTACTGTCTAAGTCTACCCAAAACTATGACCGAGGTGAGAAATTTGTTGCCTATCGGACAATTTCCACCTTCCAAGAATATTTGCTAATCGATCAATACCGCATACACGTTGAGCATCATGTTAAAACAGCAGCTCATCAGTGGCTATTTTCAGAATACGATGACCCAACTGTTACCCTTTCTTTGAGTACCTTTGAGTTGCAAATTCAAATTGCCGAACTTTACGAAAATATCGACTTTTCAAACGTTTGA
- a CDS encoding DUF433 domain-containing protein → MTLKELNNQILSLSPTEKASVIQSLTQTINIGAKGITKTPGVCGGEACIAGTRIAVWLLVEARRLGISEAELLQDYSHINAADLVNAWAYANGHPEEIEAAIHANQVS, encoded by the coding sequence ATGACTCTCAAAGAATTAAACAATCAGATTCTTTCACTATCCCCAACTGAAAAAGCCTCAGTTATTCAAAGCCTAACTCAAACAATCAATATTGGAGCTAAAGGCATCACTAAAACACCTGGTGTCTGTGGCGGGGAAGCTTGCATTGCCGGAACTCGCATAGCAGTTTGGCTGTTAGTTGAAGCCCGCCGTCTTGGTATTAGTGAAGCTGAACTTTTACAAGACTATTCTCACATTAATGCTGCTGATTTAGTTAATGCGTGGGCTTATGCAAATGGTCATCCAGAAGAAATCGAAGCAGCTATCCACGCCAATCAGGTATCCTAA
- a CDS encoding DUF5615 family PIN-like protein, whose protein sequence is MARLYADEQFPRKVSELLRTMGHDVLTVQEAGNANLGIPDDKVLACAVSDNRAVITLNRQDFIRLHRTNPEHSGIIVCTNDTDKSQMATRINEAIAKEEPLLGKLIRVVRPAI, encoded by the coding sequence ATGGCACGTCTGTACGCAGATGAGCAGTTTCCCCGAAAAGTCAGTGAACTGCTGCGGACAATGGGACACGATGTTTTAACAGTCCAAGAAGCTGGCAATGCAAATCTGGGTATTCCTGATGACAAGGTGTTAGCTTGTGCAGTTAGTGATAATCGAGCTGTAATAACCCTCAATCGTCAAGATTTTATTCGACTACATAGAACGAATCCAGAACATTCAGGTATTATTGTCTGTACAAATGATACTGATAAGTCTCAAATGGCAACTCGAATTAATGAAGCGATCGCTAAAGAAGAACCTTTACTAGGTAAACTAATTCGCGTTGTACGGCCGGCAATTTGA
- the ftsH2 gene encoding ATP-dependent zinc metalloprotease FtsH2 produces MKFSWRVVLLWTLPALVIGFFFWQGTFANAPADMTKNAANTRMTYGRFLEYLDAGRVTNVDLYEGGRTAIVEAVDQDIENRVQRWRVDLPVNAPELISKLKEQKVSFDAHPVRNDGAIWGLLGNLVFPIILITGLFFLFRRSNNLPGGPGQAMNFGKSRARFQMEAKTGVKFDDVAGIEEAKEELQEVVTFLKQPERFTAVGARIPKGVLLVGPPGTGKTLLAKAIAGEAGVPFFSISGSEFVEMFVGVGASRVRDLFKKAKDNAPCIIFIDEIDAVGRQRGAGIGGGNDEREQTLNQLLTEMDGFEGNTGIIIIAATNRPDVLDAALLRPGRFDRQVTVDAPDIKGRLEVLQVHSRNKKLDPSVSLEAIARRTPGFTGADLANLLNEAAILTARRRKEAITLGEIDDAVDRVVAGMEGTPLVDSKSKRLIAYHEVGHALVGTLLKDHDPVQKVTLIPRGQAQGLTWFTPNEEQGLISRSQLKARITGALGGRAAEEVIFGAAEVTTGAGGDLQQVTGMARQMVTRFGMSDLGPLSLESQQGEVFLGRDWMTRSDYSESIAARIDAQVRGIVEECHQTAKRLIRENRTVTDRIVDLLIEKETIDGEEFRQIVAEYTQVPEKQQYVPQL; encoded by the coding sequence ATGAAATTCTCCTGGAGAGTCGTACTACTCTGGACATTACCAGCTTTAGTGATTGGCTTTTTCTTCTGGCAAGGGACGTTTGCTAACGCTCCTGCGGACATGACTAAAAATGCTGCAAACACTCGCATGACCTATGGTCGCTTTCTAGAATACTTAGATGCTGGTCGTGTGACCAACGTCGATTTATATGAAGGTGGTAGAACAGCGATTGTAGAAGCGGTTGATCAAGATATTGAAAATCGTGTCCAACGTTGGCGGGTAGACTTGCCAGTTAACGCTCCTGAGTTAATTAGCAAACTCAAAGAACAAAAAGTTAGCTTTGATGCTCATCCAGTCCGGAATGATGGCGCTATTTGGGGACTGTTGGGTAATTTAGTGTTCCCCATCATATTGATTACTGGATTGTTCTTTTTGTTCCGTCGTTCTAATAATCTTCCCGGTGGCCCTGGCCAAGCAATGAATTTTGGTAAATCCAGAGCGCGTTTCCAGATGGAAGCCAAAACTGGGGTGAAGTTTGACGATGTAGCCGGGATAGAAGAAGCGAAAGAAGAACTACAAGAAGTTGTGACTTTCCTCAAACAGCCAGAAAGATTTACGGCTGTAGGCGCACGTATTCCTAAAGGTGTGTTGTTGGTAGGGCCTCCGGGGACTGGCAAAACTTTACTAGCAAAAGCGATCGCTGGTGAAGCTGGTGTACCATTTTTTAGTATCTCTGGTTCAGAATTTGTGGAAATGTTCGTCGGTGTGGGTGCATCCCGCGTCCGCGACTTGTTTAAAAAAGCCAAAGATAACGCTCCCTGTATCATCTTTATTGATGAAATTGACGCAGTAGGTAGACAACGGGGTGCGGGTATTGGCGGCGGTAACGATGAAAGAGAACAAACCTTAAACCAACTACTTACGGAGATGGATGGTTTTGAAGGTAACACAGGCATCATTATTATTGCTGCTACCAACCGTCCTGACGTATTAGACGCTGCCTTGTTACGTCCCGGACGTTTTGACAGACAAGTAACGGTTGATGCACCAGACATCAAGGGACGCTTGGAAGTTCTGCAAGTCCACTCTCGCAATAAGAAATTAGATCCTAGTGTATCCTTAGAAGCGATCGCTCGACGCACACCAGGATTCACCGGTGCAGATTTAGCCAACCTCCTCAACGAAGCCGCTATTCTCACTGCCAGAAGACGTAAAGAAGCTATCACCCTCGGTGAAATTGATGATGCGGTTGATAGAGTTGTCGCTGGTATGGAAGGTACACCCCTGGTAGATAGCAAGAGCAAGCGCTTAATTGCTTACCACGAAGTTGGCCACGCTTTAGTTGGTACACTATTAAAAGACCACGACCCAGTGCAGAAAGTTACTCTCATTCCTAGAGGACAAGCACAAGGTTTGACTTGGTTTACTCCCAACGAAGAACAAGGTTTGATTTCCCGTTCCCAACTCAAAGCCAGAATTACAGGCGCTTTGGGTGGACGTGCAGCCGAAGAAGTGATTTTTGGGGCGGCGGAAGTTACCACTGGTGCAGGTGGAGACTTACAACAAGTCACAGGGATGGCACGTCAGATGGTGACAAGATTCGGGATGTCTGATTTAGGCCCTCTTTCCTTGGAAAGTCAGCAAGGAGAAGTATTCTTAGGTCGTGACTGGATGACCAGATCCGATTATTCCGAATCAATTGCGGCTCGAATCGATGCTCAAGTCCGGGGAATTGTGGAAGAATGTCACCAGACAGCTAAGAGACTGATTCGTGAGAATCGCACTGTTACAGATCGCATAGTTGATTTACTCATCGAAAAAGAAACAATTGACGGTGAAGAGTTCCGTCAGATTGTTGCTGAGTACACTCAAGTACCTGAAAAGCAACAGTACGTACCACAACTATAA
- the gltX gene encoding glutamate--tRNA ligase, which yields MTVRVRIAPSPTGNLHIGTARTAVFNWLFARHHGGKFILRIEDTDLERSRPEYTENIMTGLRWLGLNWDEGPFYQSQRLELYQKAVQQLLDQGLAYRCYTTSEELEALREAQKARGEAPRYDNRHRHLTPAQEAEFQAQGRTFVIRFKIDDDREIVWNDLVRDKMVWRGSDLGGDMVIARASESGSGQPLYNFVVVIDDIDMQISHVIRGEDHIANTAKQILLYEAFGAKIPEFAHTPLILNAEGRKLSKRDGVTSISDFKQMGFTSAGLVNYMTLLGWSPPDSTQEIFTLETAAKEFTFDRVNKAGAKFDWAKLDWLNSQYLHNTPVDKLTDLLIPYWEAAGYSFNGGRERAWLEQLVNLISASLTRLTDAVEMSQMFFTETVELSAEGSQQLQQNGAKTVLAAIITALDNQPQLTEAIAQDIIKQVVKAENVKKGLVMRSLRVALTGDVHGPDLIQSWLLLNQIGLDKPRLNQAVAA from the coding sequence GTGACTGTTAGAGTCCGCATTGCTCCTAGTCCAACGGGAAATTTACACATTGGTACAGCCAGAACGGCTGTATTTAACTGGTTATTTGCTCGTCATCACGGCGGTAAATTTATCTTGCGAATTGAGGACACAGATTTAGAGCGATCGCGTCCCGAATACACAGAAAATATTATGACGGGATTGCGTTGGTTAGGGCTAAATTGGGATGAAGGGCCTTTTTATCAATCCCAACGCCTTGAACTTTATCAAAAAGCAGTACAACAACTTTTAGATCAAGGTTTAGCTTATCGCTGCTACACTACCTCAGAAGAACTAGAAGCCTTAAGAGAAGCCCAAAAAGCCAGAGGCGAAGCTCCCCGTTACGATAATCGTCACCGTCACCTCACCCCAGCACAAGAAGCAGAATTCCAAGCCCAAGGGCGTACTTTTGTCATCCGGTTTAAAATTGACGATGACCGAGAAATTGTCTGGAATGACCTAGTACGTGACAAAATGGTCTGGCGTGGTAGCGACTTAGGCGGTGATATGGTCATTGCTAGAGCCTCAGAATCGGGTAGTGGTCAACCGTTATATAACTTTGTCGTAGTGATTGATGACATAGATATGCAAATTAGTCATGTCATCCGAGGAGAAGATCACATCGCCAATACAGCCAAGCAAATTTTGTTATATGAAGCCTTTGGGGCAAAAATTCCAGAATTTGCCCATACTCCCCTAATTTTAAACGCCGAAGGACGCAAATTATCTAAACGGGATGGAGTAACATCCATTTCTGACTTCAAGCAAATGGGTTTTACATCAGCCGGTTTAGTTAATTACATGACCTTGTTGGGTTGGTCACCGCCAGACTCGACTCAAGAAATATTTACCTTAGAAACAGCAGCCAAAGAATTTACTTTTGATCGAGTCAATAAAGCTGGAGCAAAATTTGACTGGGCAAAATTAGATTGGTTGAACAGTCAATATCTCCACAACACCCCAGTTGACAAACTGACTGACTTACTCATTCCCTATTGGGAAGCAGCCGGATATTCATTTAATGGCGGAAGAGAACGTGCTTGGTTAGAACAGTTGGTTAATTTAATTAGCGCCAGCTTGACTCGGTTAACAGATGCTGTCGAGATGAGTCAGATGTTTTTTACCGAGACAGTGGAATTGAGTGCAGAGGGTAGCCAACAATTACAACAAAACGGTGCTAAAACCGTCCTAGCAGCAATTATCACTGCCTTGGACAATCAACCGCAACTCACAGAGGCTATTGCTCAAGACATCATTAAACAAGTAGTGAAAGCTGAGAATGTTAAGAAAGGTTTAGTGATGCGATCGCTCAGAGTCGCCCTCACCGGAGACGTGCATGGCCCCGACTTAATCCAATCCTGGTTACTCCTAAATCAGATTGGTTTAGACAAACCACGCTTAAATCAGGCAGTAGCAGCTTAG
- a CDS encoding serine/threonine-protein kinase: MNQSAFASSHSTGLLANRYQLKRLIGIGGMGEVFLATDMLLGEIPVAIKFLTQTVSNSNIQKDFAREALMSAALSQKSLHIVRAYDYGVSDRGKPFYVMEYLNGKSLKDLIPLSLLQFVHLTRQICLGLQCAHQGIQVDGKIYPLVHRDIKPANILVVPDPILGQLVKILDFGIAKFLNYAVTVSTNKGFHGTLPYCSPEQLEGEKLDSCSDIYSLGVMMFEMLTGAKPWQPETDLFGAWYKAHHFEQPRTIAQIKPQLKIPHQLNDLIMACLEKKASDRPQSVGEILQVLESIEHDNCASLPTNLKSIATPKIIFNSQLLLTLEKDLMKLAWPVDKPKQEIVFPQLLNTRQKIVAALWLMLPKREIQQRLTAKIYHKFIFVTSPHPMLLWVTLLYTPQLKPRWLPCYLDMQNSANIQLVSSLADNESYPLICFTLESPHSCSTILSSDIEPSQRQKLKIWVEQSQKLPLTSQSHLSKQLLKQQYQQIQPQLLKQIAFTPQAVASASLNH, translated from the coding sequence GTGAATCAAAGTGCATTTGCGTCTTCACATAGTACGGGATTACTTGCCAATCGTTATCAACTTAAGCGGTTGATTGGTATAGGTGGAATGGGTGAGGTTTTTTTAGCCACTGATATGTTGTTAGGAGAGATACCTGTAGCTATTAAATTTCTTACCCAAACTGTCTCTAATTCTAACATTCAAAAAGACTTTGCCCGTGAAGCTTTGATGAGTGCTGCACTTAGTCAAAAAAGCCTACATATTGTGCGTGCTTATGATTATGGTGTTAGCGATAGGGGTAAACCTTTTTACGTCATGGAATACCTTAACGGTAAAAGTTTAAAAGATTTAATTCCCTTATCTCTACTTCAGTTTGTACATTTGACACGCCAGATTTGTTTAGGCTTACAATGCGCCCATCAAGGAATTCAAGTTGATGGGAAAATTTACCCTTTAGTACATCGAGATATTAAGCCAGCCAATATATTAGTTGTGCCTGATCCTATATTAGGACAGTTAGTCAAAATTCTCGATTTTGGTATTGCCAAATTTTTAAATTATGCAGTTACTGTGAGTACAAATAAAGGGTTTCATGGAACTTTACCATATTGTTCACCAGAGCAATTAGAAGGAGAAAAATTAGATAGTTGTTCTGATATATATAGCTTGGGTGTGATGATGTTTGAGATGCTCACAGGAGCTAAACCTTGGCAACCAGAAACAGATTTGTTTGGAGCTTGGTATAAAGCACATCATTTTGAACAACCACGAACGATCGCCCAAATTAAACCCCAGCTAAAAATTCCTCACCAACTCAACGATTTAATTATGGCTTGTCTAGAAAAAAAAGCCAGCGATCGCCCGCAAAGTGTCGGAGAAATTTTGCAGGTTCTAGAAAGTATTGAACATGACAACTGTGCGAGCTTACCAACTAATTTAAAATCCATAGCAACACCAAAAATCATCTTCAATTCTCAGTTGCTTTTAACTTTAGAAAAAGACTTAATGAAACTGGCTTGGCCTGTAGATAAACCCAAACAAGAAATTGTCTTTCCTCAATTGCTAAATACTAGACAAAAAATCGTAGCCGCACTCTGGCTAATGTTACCTAAGAGAGAAATTCAGCAGCGTTTAACTGCTAAGATTTATCACAAATTTATCTTTGTCACCTCACCCCATCCCATGCTGTTGTGGGTAACACTCCTATATACGCCACAACTTAAACCAAGATGGCTACCTTGCTACCTAGATATGCAGAATTCCGCCAACATCCAGCTAGTATCATCCCTAGCTGATAATGAAAGCTATCCTCTGATTTGCTTTACTTTAGAATCACCCCATTCCTGTAGTACCATTCTCAGCAGTGATATTGAACCTAGCCAACGACAAAAATTAAAAATTTGGGTAGAACAGAGCCAAAAACTACCCCTAACATCTCAATCTCATCTGAGTAAACAACTGCTCAAGCAACAATACCAACAAATCCAACCGCAGCTCTTAAAGCAGATAGCATTTACACCCCAAGCTGTAGCATCAGCTAGTTTGAATCATTAA